In the Chroococcidiopsis sp. SAG 2025 genome, one interval contains:
- the sbcC gene encoding exonuclease subunit SbcC — MIPVQLILKNFLSYRETTLDFSGLHIACICGSNGAGKSSLLEAITWAVWGQSRAVAEDDIIHAGAKEVRVDFLFYSDRHKYRVIRTRYRGQSSSLEFQVETPQGFRSLTEKGVRATQSLILEHVKLDYETFINSAYLRQGRADEFMLKRPNERKEILAELLKLHRYDELEERAKDLSKSFRAQADQLEQALQSLATQLQQQEAIATQLAEIEAQVNQLQQEQAFDDIQLKSLQVVRSQQQNWEQQLSFLKQQSQNLTVDRDRLQQEHLAIESQLAAVAEILDRELEIQAGYQHYQDLLGQEEEFSTKFQEYSHAQQQHTRLQQQLVQQVNELQHQLQRAEGQLVILQQQEQETQQALSKSAEVEAGVLQLAAARDRLANLDRLQLQVSPLIQRRNTLQAQIDKVQARLTAKLEELETQQITLSQQQSTQSQLQQTATEVAVQIEQLEKDKVYIERVREKGQERRHFLERLQEQQREFEKQLGEVEQKIQMLSVPDAVCPLCERPLDEHHWNRVVDKTKEQKRDTEEQFIVVREQLVVTETEIQELRRRYREVAQKLTQYDALREQRGQVIAQLSASDELQSRLEQIAAEKQHLERSLAQGNYAADLQAELNQLNSQLQQLNYSEESHALARSEVDKLRWAEVRQAQIKDAQKRQAQIIARQPEMRTQIDDLSEQIEQYQVESECAKQIAAIAARIDEIGYDPDRHSALRTAIRQAQVWQLSYQQLLSAQEQYPQLEQRSRDLAEAVQARTAERQVLAVQIEEVIHKLEQSPNTTTEIQTLESQLAFRRRQLDDLLSQLGRLQQQSQQLAAMQAQQEQQQQQLQVARRQQRVYQELGQAFGKNGIQALMIENLLPQLEAETNQLLARLSANQLHVQFITQKTGRSGRAAKKNAKTIDTLDILIADARGTRAYETYSGGEAFRINFAIRLALARLLAQRAGASLQLLIVDEGFGTQDQEGCDRLIAAVNAIAADFSCILAVTHMPYFKEAFQARIEVVKTQNGSQLSLSM; from the coding sequence ATGATTCCAGTCCAACTTATACTCAAAAACTTCCTCAGTTATCGCGAGACGACTCTTGATTTTAGCGGGTTACATATTGCCTGTATATGTGGCTCGAATGGCGCGGGTAAATCGTCTCTACTCGAAGCAATTACCTGGGCGGTTTGGGGTCAGAGTCGTGCTGTCGCCGAAGATGATATCATTCATGCTGGAGCAAAAGAAGTACGGGTTGATTTTCTGTTTTACAGCGATCGCCACAAATATCGCGTGATTCGTACTCGTTACCGAGGACAAAGCAGTTCCCTAGAGTTTCAAGTTGAAACCCCACAAGGCTTTCGCTCGCTAACTGAAAAGGGAGTCCGAGCCACTCAGTCATTAATTTTAGAACACGTTAAGCTGGACTACGAAACATTTATTAACTCAGCTTATTTGCGTCAGGGACGAGCTGATGAATTCATGCTCAAGCGCCCCAACGAGCGCAAAGAAATTTTGGCGGAGTTACTCAAACTGCATCGTTATGACGAACTAGAAGAACGGGCAAAAGATCTGTCGAAATCTTTTCGCGCTCAAGCCGATCAATTAGAACAGGCTTTGCAATCGCTTGCCACCCAATTACAACAACAAGAAGCGATCGCCACTCAGCTAGCAGAAATTGAAGCTCAAGTCAACCAGTTGCAGCAGGAACAAGCTTTTGATGACATTCAACTCAAAAGCTTACAAGTCGTCCGCAGCCAACAACAAAACTGGGAACAACAATTAAGTTTCCTCAAACAGCAATCTCAAAATCTAACGGTGGATCGCGATCGCCTGCAACAAGAGCATTTAGCGATCGAGTCTCAACTGGCAGCTGTAGCAGAGATTTTAGATCGAGAGCTGGAAATTCAAGCCGGATACCAACACTATCAAGATCTCTTAGGGCAGGAAGAAGAATTCAGCACTAAATTTCAGGAATACAGCCACGCCCAACAACAGCACACTCGATTACAGCAACAACTCGTACAGCAAGTCAACGAACTTCAGCACCAATTACAACGTGCTGAAGGTCAACTAGTTATCTTACAACAGCAAGAACAGGAAACCCAACAAGCTCTGAGCAAATCGGCGGAAGTAGAAGCAGGAGTCTTACAACTCGCCGCCGCCCGCGATCGCTTGGCAAATTTAGATCGGCTGCAACTCCAAGTTTCTCCTTTGATCCAGCGGCGTAATACCCTGCAAGCTCAAATTGATAAAGTCCAAGCGCGGTTAACTGCGAAACTAGAAGAACTGGAAACGCAACAAATTACCTTGAGCCAGCAGCAATCGACTCAGTCACAGTTACAACAAACCGCGACAGAAGTAGCAGTCCAAATCGAGCAGCTAGAGAAAGATAAAGTCTATATCGAACGGGTACGGGAAAAAGGACAGGAACGCCGCCACTTTTTAGAACGCCTGCAAGAGCAACAACGAGAATTTGAAAAGCAATTAGGAGAAGTCGAGCAAAAAATTCAGATGCTCTCCGTACCGGATGCGGTGTGTCCCTTGTGCGAGCGTCCTTTGGACGAACATCATTGGAATCGCGTAGTAGACAAAACTAAAGAACAGAAAAGGGATACTGAAGAACAATTTATAGTTGTCCGAGAACAGCTGGTGGTCACGGAAACTGAAATTCAAGAACTGCGACGACGATATCGGGAAGTCGCGCAGAAACTTACCCAATACGATGCTTTACGAGAGCAACGGGGACAAGTCATCGCGCAACTATCTGCTAGCGATGAGTTGCAAAGTCGCTTAGAACAAATTGCAGCAGAAAAACAACACCTAGAGCGATCGCTAGCTCAGGGAAACTACGCTGCCGATTTACAGGCAGAATTAAATCAACTCAATTCTCAACTTCAGCAACTCAACTACAGCGAAGAAAGCCATGCTTTAGCGCGGAGTGAGGTTGATAAATTGCGATGGGCAGAAGTGCGACAGGCACAAATTAAAGATGCTCAAAAGCGACAGGCACAAATTATCGCCCGACAACCGGAGATGAGAACGCAAATTGACGATTTGTCTGAGCAAATCGAGCAATACCAAGTTGAGTCTGAATGTGCCAAACAAATAGCCGCGATCGCCGCTCGGATTGACGAAATCGGTTACGATCCGGATCGACACAGCGCCCTCAGAACGGCAATTCGACAAGCCCAAGTGTGGCAATTGAGCTATCAACAACTACTCTCAGCTCAAGAACAGTATCCTCAACTAGAGCAGCGATCGCGCGATCTAGCTGAAGCCGTACAAGCCAGAACCGCCGAACGACAAGTTCTTGCCGTTCAGATTGAAGAAGTTATTCATAAATTAGAACAGTCTCCCAACACCACAACTGAAATTCAAACTCTAGAATCGCAATTGGCGTTTCGTCGCCGCCAACTCGACGATCTCCTCAGTCAGTTAGGACGCTTGCAGCAGCAATCTCAGCAGTTAGCCGCGATGCAGGCTCAACAAGAACAACAGCAGCAACAGCTCCAAGTCGCTCGTCGGCAACAGCGAGTTTATCAAGAATTAGGGCAGGCGTTTGGCAAAAACGGCATTCAAGCACTGATGATTGAAAATCTGCTACCTCAACTCGAAGCAGAAACCAACCAATTATTAGCACGGCTATCTGCCAACCAGTTACACGTCCAATTTATTACGCAAAAAACCGGACGTAGCGGACGCGCAGCAAAGAAAAATGCCAAAACGATTGATACCCTAGATATTTTAATTGCCGATGCACGGGGAACCAGAGCTTACGAAACCTACTCTGGGGGCGAGGCATTTCGGATTAACTTTGCCATTAGGCTAGCGCTAGCGAGATTGTTAGCCCAAAGAGCAGGAGCATCTTTACAATTATTGATTGTTGATGAGGGATTTGGCACGCAAGACCAAGAAGGTTGCGATCGCCTCATTGCCGCAGTCAACGCGATCGCTGCTGACTTTTCCTGCATCCTCGCCGTGACGCACATGCCCTACTTCAAAGAAGCATTCCAAGCCCGTATCGAAGTTGTCAAAACGCAAAATGGCTCGCAGTTGAGTTTGTCAATGTAA
- a CDS encoding gamma-glutamylcyclotransferase produces the protein MFYYFAYGSCMCPVDLKRSLGEKTHVYAIGPATLKGYRLGFYSYSPLRNSGVLDVVPDKTASVEGVLYMLPKRLSQALDRREGVSENWYRHERISVHSRERIYKGVRTYVVVNKLTTEIPPNDWYFDVVLRGAVTCGLSEKYCWQLFDRMYQLQRQLVINN, from the coding sequence ATGTTTTACTATTTTGCTTACGGCTCTTGTATGTGTCCGGTAGATTTAAAGCGATCGCTCGGTGAAAAAACACATGTATATGCGATCGGTCCTGCGACTCTCAAAGGCTATAGGTTAGGCTTTTATTCCTATTCTCCGTTGCGAAACTCTGGTGTATTGGATGTTGTCCCCGATAAAACAGCTAGCGTGGAAGGGGTATTGTACATGCTACCAAAACGCCTGAGCCAAGCCCTCGATCGCCGTGAGGGAGTCTCCGAAAATTGGTATCGTCACGAAAGAATCAGCGTCCACAGCCGAGAACGTATCTACAAAGGCGTGAGGACATACGTTGTCGTGAATAAACTAACAACAGAAATACCCCCTAATGACTGGTATTTTGATGTAGTTCTCAGAGGTGCAGTGACCTGCGGCTTATCAGAAAAATATTGCTGGCAATTGTTCGATCGCATGTATCAACTGCAAAGGCAATTGGTAATTAATAATTAA
- a CDS encoding sulfurtransferase — MKPLISPEELATLVQQEPIAIVDTRAPEEYAIAHVPGAVNIREIFTYLAASTPEGLNSLHAEFAKLLGTAGISGREKIVIYEEAMNKGFGQSCRGYFLLKYFGCQQVSVLHGGYQAWLKMGLPTTAEVPTPEPTTFVMDIDPAIMVTTEQMLQSLDDPAIIKLDVRDHDEWMGDSSSPYGVDFCPRKGRIPGAVWIEWYDFMVPNAEIPTFRSKEEILAMCEKVGITPESTVYVYCFKGSRASNTLIALQEAGIKNVRNYFASWNEWSRDPSLPIETGKPATSYQLSVNS; from the coding sequence ATGAAACCGCTGATTTCCCCAGAAGAACTTGCGACTTTAGTGCAGCAGGAGCCAATAGCGATCGTTGACACTCGTGCTCCAGAAGAGTACGCAATTGCCCATGTTCCTGGTGCAGTCAATATTCGCGAGATTTTTACTTATTTAGCTGCCTCTACACCTGAAGGATTAAATAGCCTGCACGCAGAATTTGCCAAACTTTTAGGCACAGCTGGTATTTCAGGTAGAGAAAAGATTGTCATCTACGAAGAGGCAATGAATAAAGGCTTTGGACAATCTTGTCGAGGATACTTTCTGCTGAAGTATTTTGGTTGTCAGCAAGTATCCGTATTGCATGGCGGTTATCAAGCTTGGTTAAAGATGGGATTGCCAACAACTGCCGAAGTTCCTACACCAGAACCAACAACGTTTGTGATGGACATCGATCCGGCAATTATGGTGACTACAGAACAGATGTTGCAATCTTTGGACGACCCAGCCATTATCAAGTTAGACGTGCGCGATCACGATGAGTGGATGGGTGACAGTTCTTCTCCCTATGGTGTAGATTTCTGTCCCCGCAAAGGTAGGATTCCCGGTGCGGTTTGGATTGAGTGGTATGACTTTATGGTTCCCAACGCTGAAATTCCTACATTTCGTTCTAAAGAAGAAATTTTAGCGATGTGTGAGAAGGTGGGCATTACTCCAGAGTCAACGGTATATGTCTACTGTTTCAAAGGTTCTCGCGCCTCCAACACCTTAATTGCCCTTCAAGAAGCAGGAATTAAAAATGTGAGAAACTATTTTGCTTCTTGGAATGAATGGTCTCGCGATCCATCTTTGCCAATTGAGACAGGCAAACCAGCGACCAGTTATCAGTTATCAGTTAACAGTTAA